The following coding sequences are from one Selenomonas sputigena ATCC 35185 window:
- the tnpA gene encoding IS200/IS605 family transposase — translation MAQKANSLSHTKWLCKYHIVFTPKYRRKIIYNQYKASIRDILRQLCAYKGVEILEGHLMPDHVHMLVSIPPKLSVSQFMGYLKGKSALMIFDKHANLKYKFGNRHFWAEGYYVSTVGLNEATIRKYIQEQERHDVAMDKLSVKEYEDPFKGSK, via the coding sequence ATGGCACAGAAAGCTAATAGTTTATCGCATACAAAGTGGCTGTGCAAGTATCACATCGTGTTTACGCCTAAATACCGTAGGAAAATCATCTACAATCAGTATAAAGCGAGCATCCGTGACATTTTAAGGCAACTTTGTGCATATAAAGGTGTAGAGATTTTGGAAGGACACTTGATGCCCGATCATGTGCATATGTTGGTAAGCATTCCGCCGAAACTTAGTGTATCACAATTTATGGGATATCTCAAAGGGAAAAGTGCGTTAATGATATTTGACAAACACGCCAATTTGAAATACAAATTTGGCAATCGGCACTTTTGGGCAGAAGGATACTATGTGAGTACGGTTGGCTTAAATGAAGCAACCATTCGCAAGTATATCCAAGAGCAAGAAAGGCATGATGTTGCGATGGATAAGTTGAGTGTGAAGGAATACGAAGACCCTTTTAAGGGTAGCAAGTAG
- a CDS encoding helix-turn-helix transcriptional regulator has protein sequence MYGANKKMLNLLILKVLQEHSDAEHRLMQGEIIRLLQLQYGIICDRRSVRSNIQSLQDMGYDIATHGGCWLVERDFDNAELRMLIDSVLFSKNLSGVQAKRLIEKLKGFGNRYFHAKVAHVSNLPELFHSDNKQVMVALDTLNDAIEEKKKVSFIYNCYGTDFKLHPRRDEPYIVNPYHMVANNGRYYLIGNYDKYDDLSHYRIDRITSVTILSEQVKPKKDVREFAGGWSLPKHMAEHIYMYSGDSVTVKFIADTDLMDELIDWFGRDFHIKKESENKMLVTLRCNERAMKYWALQYGGHIEIKEPQSLRETVKATVLDMAKKYGGE, from the coding sequence ATGTATGGTGCAAATAAGAAAATGCTGAACCTGCTGATTCTGAAGGTACTGCAGGAGCACTCGGATGCAGAGCATCGGCTGATGCAGGGCGAGATTATACGTCTACTGCAGTTACAGTACGGGATTATCTGTGATCGTCGCTCGGTGCGCAGCAACATCCAATCCCTGCAGGACATGGGCTACGACATCGCAACGCATGGCGGATGTTGGCTTGTGGAACGGGACTTCGATAATGCCGAGCTGCGCATGCTGATTGACAGCGTGCTGTTCTCCAAGAATTTGTCGGGAGTGCAGGCCAAACGACTCATCGAGAAACTCAAAGGCTTCGGCAATCGTTACTTTCACGCCAAGGTTGCCCATGTGTCGAATTTGCCTGAACTGTTCCATTCCGATAACAAACAAGTCATGGTAGCCTTAGATACGCTAAACGATGCCATAGAGGAAAAGAAGAAGGTCAGCTTCATCTATAACTGCTACGGCACGGACTTCAAACTCCATCCAAGACGCGACGAGCCGTACATCGTGAATCCTTACCACATGGTAGCCAACAACGGGCGTTACTACCTGATCGGCAATTACGACAAATACGATGATCTGTCCCACTACCGCATTGACCGCATAACTTCTGTCACCATACTCTCGGAGCAGGTCAAGCCGAAAAAGGATGTCAGGGAGTTTGCCGGAGGTTGGAGCCTCCCCAAGCACATGGCAGAACACATCTATATGTACAGTGGCGACAGCGTGACGGTGAAATTCATCGCTGATACGGATTTGATGGACGAACTGATTGATTGGTTTGGAAGGGATTTTCACATCAAGAAAGAATCTGAAAATAAAATGCTTGTGACGCTCAGATGTAATGAACGGGCTATGAAATATTGGGCGTTGCAATACGGAGGACATATTGAAATCAAGGAGCCGCAAAGCTTGCGTGAGACTGTCAAAGCGACTGTCCTAGATATGGCGAAGAAATATGGAGGCGAATGA
- a CDS encoding ADP-ribosylglycohydrolase family protein, whose translation MYGAILGDMIGSPYEFDRGEKIKAFPLFIETSRFTDDTVMTVAVADALLYAGKDAEEEKICTAVVSSMQHWGRKYPNAGYGGKFREWLKEKEPKPYGSFGNGSAMRVSPVGWIYDSIERTREIARWTAEVTHNHPEGIKGAESVASAIYLARTGESKVTIKQYVEEAFGYNLSRTLKEIRPAYNMDVTCQGSVPEAMIAFLESTDFEDAVRNAISIGGDTDTTACIAGSIAEAYYGLTPTLEKECFERIPEKMKSVLRHFDRVRGQEIQGEPIIEAVLRRYLKDESKENMAAVLDAFYMRMKDGGSFLLPPSEVQRFDACVERGDYDSVISIEAYTSDGEFFMGLDEEDENANYITEVKIYDLLSFIAKATDAEAGIDINYAKNFYLNRDMAKSILAKGEENVAHPRGLYLPMPDTISISPKDLSPKFISGVRFCFMCTYDVYNNYCELYHRNGKIYRYDISGDHKNVKKICQVFPALKKFNESGGQNGKLEEWEWNYYELGAWVFAHAEVKKAYKMRTGHTDCLTWSPDDAYMTIQELLKEEDMVFTPMSIHADAIRTMSDYQHDREGIPSGWIYLGNDYERYVLGQPGERNILVLGVNPSTAKPGDDDPTIRSVRRIAENKGYDGWIMMNLHPQRTPHPEEMEDNPIWSENNPMVVKAVMREFHTHAVWCAWGNMIDMTGKGFLYGALFAVYEVLGDCVKWYNYGNLTKGGKSPPSEVVN comes from the coding sequence ATGTATGGAGCGATTTTAGGTGACATGATCGGTTCGCCTTACGAATTTGACAGGGGCGAAAAAATCAAGGCGTTTCCCTTGTTCATCGAAACATCCCGTTTTACCGATGACACCGTTATGACCGTAGCCGTAGCGGATGCCTTGCTCTATGCGGGTAAAGATGCCGAGGAGGAGAAAATCTGCACGGCGGTTGTTTCCTCCATGCAGCATTGGGGCAGGAAATATCCCAATGCAGGATACGGCGGCAAATTCCGTGAGTGGCTCAAGGAAAAAGAGCCGAAACCTTATGGCAGTTTTGGCAACGGTTCGGCGATGAGGGTATCTCCTGTAGGCTGGATTTACGACTCTATCGAGCGCACGAGAGAGATTGCCCGTTGGACGGCAGAGGTTACACATAATCACCCCGAAGGTATCAAAGGCGCAGAGTCTGTGGCAAGCGCCATCTACCTCGCGCGGACGGGAGAATCCAAAGTGACTATCAAACAGTATGTTGAGGAGGCGTTCGGCTATAATCTCTCCCGCACATTGAAGGAAATTCGTCCTGCCTACAACATGGACGTGACTTGTCAAGGCTCCGTGCCGGAGGCAATGATCGCTTTCTTGGAATCTACGGATTTTGAAGATGCCGTGAGGAACGCCATCTCCATCGGCGGCGATACGGATACCACGGCTTGTATTGCCGGAAGCATTGCCGAGGCTTACTATGGACTTACGCCGACATTGGAAAAAGAGTGCTTTGAGCGCATCCCTGAAAAAATGAAATCCGTTCTGCGCCACTTTGACCGTGTGAGAGGGCAGGAAATACAAGGCGAACCTATTATCGAAGCGGTGCTTCGTCGTTATCTCAAGGACGAGTCCAAGGAAAACATGGCGGCTGTATTGGACGCATTTTATATGCGCATGAAAGATGGCGGTTCTTTTCTGCTCCCGCCAAGTGAAGTGCAGCGATTTGATGCGTGTGTCGAACGTGGAGATTACGACAGTGTAATAAGCATCGAAGCCTATACTTCGGATGGCGAATTTTTCATGGGACTGGACGAAGAAGACGAAAATGCCAATTATATTACGGAGGTAAAAATTTACGATTTGCTGTCCTTTATTGCCAAGGCAACCGATGCAGAGGCAGGGATTGACATCAACTACGCTAAGAATTTTTATCTGAATCGCGACATGGCAAAATCAATTTTAGCAAAAGGGGAAGAGAACGTTGCTCATCCGCGGGGGCTATATCTCCCTATGCCGGATACAATATCCATTTCGCCGAAAGACCTAAGCCCCAAATTCATCTCCGGTGTTCGATTTTGCTTCATGTGCACCTACGATGTCTACAATAACTACTGCGAACTTTATCATCGGAACGGCAAAATTTACCGTTATGATATTTCCGGTGATCACAAGAATGTTAAAAAAATCTGTCAGGTATTCCCTGCACTCAAGAAATTTAATGAGAGTGGCGGTCAAAACGGTAAACTGGAAGAATGGGAGTGGAATTACTACGAATTGGGGGCATGGGTCTTTGCGCACGCCGAAGTGAAAAAAGCGTATAAAATGCGTACGGGACATACCGACTGTTTGACATGGAGTCCGGATGATGCCTATATGACGATACAGGAATTGTTGAAGGAAGAAGATATGGTGTTTACACCTATGTCGATTCATGCCGATGCGATCCGTACCATGAGCGATTATCAACATGACCGTGAAGGAATTCCCTCCGGGTGGATTTACCTGGGCAACGATTATGAACGGTATGTGCTTGGGCAGCCAGGAGAACGCAACATCCTCGTTTTGGGTGTAAACCCCAGCACAGCCAAGCCGGGCGACGACGACCCTACGATCAGAAGTGTACGCAGGATTGCAGAGAATAAGGGCTATGATGGTTGGATTATGATGAATCTTCACCCGCAGAGAACACCCCATCCCGAAGAGATGGAGGATAATCCCATATGGAGCGAAAATAACCCGATGGTTGTAAAAGCCGTGATGAGAGAGTTTCATACACACGCCGTATGGTGCGCTTGGGGAAATATGATTGATATGACCGGTAAGGGGTTTTTGTATGGTGCGCTATTTGCAGTTTATGAAGTCCTCGGAGACTGCGTCAAGTGGTACAACTACGGTAACCTGACCAAGGGGGGGAAATCCCCACCATCTGAAGTGGTAAACTAA
- a CDS encoding helix-turn-helix domain-containing protein produces MKYTKEQRLDIGRRIYDGELTRYEAAEEYEISDETARNYMRQYRNATRLPPKRGTKSNCGLANMKFKPTPAGLEDLQSMTKEELIDALVMARITEARLKKAYLVEGVGAEKKFIPIGKKSTK; encoded by the coding sequence ATGAAGTACACGAAAGAGCAAAGATTGGACATAGGCCGTCGGATTTACGACGGCGAACTCACAAGGTATGAAGCAGCAGAAGAATATGAGATCAGCGACGAAACGGCGCGAAATTATATGCGGCAGTACCGAAATGCCACCCGACTCCCTCCAAAAAGAGGAACAAAGAGCAACTGCGGTCTTGCCAATATGAAATTCAAGCCGACGCCCGCGGGACTGGAAGACCTCCAATCCATGACGAAAGAAGAGCTGATCGACGCCCTTGTGATGGCTAGGATTACGGAAGCGCGCTTAAAAAAAGCCTATCTGGTGGAAGGAGTTGGTGCGGAAAAGAAGTTCATTCCTATCGGCAAGAAGAGTACCAAGTAA
- a CDS encoding ATP-binding domain-containing protein, protein MLAYATTIHKAQGSEYPIVVMPFTMSHYVMLQRNLLYTGVTRAKKILVLVGEKKAVGMAIKNERTSVRNTKLSERLG, encoded by the coding sequence GTGTTGGCGTATGCCACGACAATTCATAAGGCACAAGGTTCAGAATACCCGATCGTTGTCATGCCATTCACGATGAGTCATTACGTGATGTTGCAGAGAAATCTGTTATACACTGGGGTGACGAGAGCGAAGAAAATACTGGTGCTGGTTGGAGAGAAGAAAGCTGTCGGTATGGCTATAAAGAATGAAAGGACAAGCGTTCGGAATACGAAGTTGAGTGAACGGTTGGGATGA
- a CDS encoding transposase has translation MATNKQYDHEFKVQAVKLAQEIGQAKAASELGISKNTMYTWSRAHRMGYLDLGHGTQTPTSAMSLHEEITQLRAQLKAQDKEIRRLKKENDFLEEASTFFAASRLKSTKTNA, from the coding sequence ATGGCAACAAACAAGCAATATGATCACGAGTTCAAAGTTCAAGCAGTAAAACTCGCCCAAGAAATCGGTCAGGCGAAGGCTGCTAGTGAATTGGGGATTTCAAAAAACACCATGTACACGTGGAGCCGTGCCCACCGTATGGGATATCTTGATCTTGGGCACGGTACACAAACACCCACGAGCGCCATGTCCCTGCATGAAGAAATCACCCAGCTCCGTGCACAACTCAAAGCGCAGGATAAAGAGATTCGGCGACTAAAGAAAGAGAACGACTTTCTGGAAGAAGCAAGCACTTTTTTCGCCGCCAGCCGTCTGAAGTCAACAAAAACGAACGCATGA
- a CDS encoding IS3 family transposase — protein MKFIALKTSDGAIKGNISFYCKILDVTRQGFYQYLSNKDRPWKYQALADAMMQIHAEDECNDTYGRIRMWQALKIKQPEGVHIPSERTVYRVMEEIGLSHRPNRKLNGITKADRAAHMSEDLLRRDFHADTPLSKCITDVTEIKACDGKLYISALFDCFDSGVLGLSVDTNIKAPLCVKVLANAMLSYPKFKGAILHSDRGSQYTSQLYRKAVQDYGIQQSMNSAGGRCHDNARCESMWARMKSELLYGRYDTQKMTTEELKVLIWRYFMSYWNNRRICSRNGGLPPMVKRQQFYDSLDVAS, from the coding sequence ATGAAATTCATCGCGCTCAAGACTTCAGATGGCGCAATCAAAGGAAACATCAGCTTCTATTGCAAGATTCTCGATGTCACGAGGCAGGGATTCTATCAGTACTTGTCAAACAAAGATCGTCCGTGGAAATATCAGGCGCTAGCCGATGCCATGATGCAGATTCATGCGGAGGATGAATGCAATGACACCTACGGAAGAATCCGCATGTGGCAAGCACTCAAAATCAAGCAGCCGGAAGGCGTCCATATCCCGAGCGAGCGAACGGTTTACCGCGTCATGGAAGAAATCGGACTTAGCCATCGCCCCAACCGAAAGCTGAACGGTATCACCAAAGCAGATCGAGCGGCACACATGTCGGAAGATCTTCTGCGGCGCGATTTTCATGCCGATACGCCTCTTTCCAAGTGCATTACGGACGTGACGGAAATCAAGGCGTGTGATGGAAAACTCTATATTTCAGCGCTCTTCGATTGCTTTGACTCTGGTGTACTCGGTCTTTCCGTGGATACGAACATAAAAGCCCCCCTGTGTGTCAAGGTGCTCGCTAACGCTATGCTTTCTTATCCGAAATTCAAAGGGGCAATTCTGCATTCCGATCGCGGCAGCCAATATACGAGTCAGTTGTATCGAAAAGCTGTTCAAGACTACGGGATTCAGCAAAGCATGAACAGCGCTGGTGGTCGCTGTCATGACAACGCACGCTGTGAGAGCATGTGGGCTCGAATGAAGTCGGAACTGCTTTATGGTCGTTATGACACGCAAAAGATGACGACGGAAGAATTGAAGGTGTTAATTTGGCGATATTTCATGAGCTATTGGAACAACCGCCGAATTTGTTCAAGAAATGGCGGACTTCCTCCGATGGTGAAACGCCAACAGTTCTATGATTCCTTGGACGTAGCTTCTTAA
- a CDS encoding PD-(D/E)XK nuclease family transposase, with protein sequence MRIIKKDIPAEYGMLIQKFRLIDDTFFNVCFDNYVEGMQLLLRIFFGRDDLVVKHVVTQQSADNLYGRGVRFDVLAEDSEGKLYDCEVQRANEGAAPRRARYNSSMMDSRELAKGAEFSELPETWVIFITENDIYGAGCPLYHVERIIQELQRPFDDGAHILYVNGANRDDTPLGRLMQDFFCESPEQMNYKELAERADYFKAEAEGVHAMCELMEKFGEKKLEEGRMEGRVESARRTATALIALGKLTLSQIAEATQLSQEEVERLAGSTGA encoded by the coding sequence GTGAGGATAATCAAGAAGGACATTCCGGCGGAATATGGTATGCTGATTCAAAAGTTCCGCTTGATAGACGATACGTTTTTCAACGTATGTTTTGATAACTATGTCGAGGGAATGCAGCTCCTGCTGCGTATCTTCTTCGGACGCGACGATCTCGTTGTCAAGCATGTCGTCACCCAGCAGAGTGCGGACAATCTCTATGGTCGCGGCGTGCGTTTCGACGTGTTGGCAGAAGACAGCGAGGGGAAGCTCTACGACTGCGAGGTACAGCGTGCCAACGAGGGTGCCGCTCCGCGTCGGGCACGCTACAACAGCAGCATGATGGATTCGCGGGAACTGGCAAAAGGGGCGGAGTTCTCTGAGCTTCCAGAGACATGGGTGATCTTCATTACAGAAAACGACATCTATGGAGCGGGTTGTCCGCTGTACCATGTGGAGCGAATCATCCAAGAGCTTCAGCGACCGTTTGATGATGGGGCGCATATCCTCTACGTCAATGGTGCAAACCGTGATGATACGCCACTCGGACGGTTGATGCAGGATTTCTTCTGTGAGAGTCCGGAGCAGATGAATTATAAGGAGCTGGCTGAAAGAGCTGATTACTTTAAAGCAGAAGCAGAGGGGGTACATGCCATGTGCGAACTGATGGAGAAATTCGGAGAGAAGAAATTGGAAGAGGGGCGTATGGAAGGGCGTGTCGAATCGGCTCGTCGGACGGCGACGGCTTTAATTGCTTTGGGGAAACTCACACTTTCCCAGATTGCTGAAGCAACACAGTTGTCTCAGGAAGAAGTTGAACGATTGGCAGGGTCAACAGGGGCATAA
- a CDS encoding DUF4268 domain-containing protein translates to MANLGILEEIKDLRTVWPHEAADFTPWLSEDDNIALLADAVGIDITVDETESLVGDFHVDLSASETGTERKIIIENQLGDTDHDHLGKLITYASGKSADVIIWVVKRAREEHKAAIEWLNYHTDEKIGFFLCEIKLYRIGDSAPAVKFEVVEKPNDWTKEVKKTEMTGATQQQRYEYWVAFQDYAFQNAQFAKNFKRRKPSTDHWMDFSIGSSACHFVVSRIQKRDELDVELYINEDKDMFHALLQDKATIEQECGLSFDWRELPERKASRIVLEKSVSLSDRSQWSEQFDWLIDVMLKMKAVFKKYI, encoded by the coding sequence ATGGCGAATTTGGGCATACTCGAGGAAATCAAAGACTTGCGGACGGTGTGGCCGCACGAGGCGGCGGATTTTACGCCGTGGCTTTCAGAGGACGATAACATCGCGCTTCTTGCTGATGCTGTGGGGATTGATATTACGGTGGATGAAACGGAGTCGTTGGTCGGGGATTTTCATGTGGATCTTTCTGCCTCAGAAACCGGGACGGAGCGGAAAATCATCATCGAGAATCAGCTGGGCGATACGGATCACGATCATCTTGGCAAACTTATCACATATGCATCCGGCAAATCGGCAGATGTCATTATCTGGGTCGTGAAGCGTGCGCGTGAGGAACACAAGGCGGCCATCGAATGGCTGAACTACCATACGGATGAAAAAATCGGATTTTTTCTCTGCGAGATCAAGCTGTACCGAATCGGCGATTCCGCGCCCGCCGTCAAGTTTGAGGTCGTTGAAAAACCGAATGACTGGACGAAAGAGGTCAAGAAGACCGAGATGACCGGCGCGACGCAGCAACAGAGATACGAGTACTGGGTGGCATTTCAGGACTACGCTTTCCAGAATGCACAGTTCGCAAAGAACTTCAAGCGCAGAAAGCCCTCTACAGATCATTGGATGGACTTCAGCATTGGATCGTCTGCCTGCCATTTCGTTGTGTCTCGGATACAGAAAAGAGACGAATTGGACGTGGAACTTTATATTAACGAGGATAAGGATATGTTTCACGCACTGCTGCAGGACAAGGCTACCATCGAGCAGGAATGTGGACTCTCCTTTGATTGGCGAGAACTGCCGGAACGCAAGGCGAGCCGTATCGTTCTTGAGAAAAGCGTGTCCCTCTCAGACCGAAGTCAGTGGTCGGAACAGTTCGACTGGCTGATCGATGTTATGCTCAAAATGAAAGCAGTATTCAAAAAATACATATGA
- a CDS encoding SLATT domain-containing protein: MENNKSYRGRLKNQIKDACGKVIYTYTAHHKLADRLEKENKLVKNTQIILTALSSCGFFASIVTNEVVLTWAGGILATLSLCLNLYAKEYKIQNEVNQHRSAANALWNVREGYVSLLVDFEVLEDSEIQNRREALCGKVSEINNIYPATDAESYRAAQRALQKEEEQTFKENEVDSILPNGIDG, translated from the coding sequence ATGGAAAATAATAAAAGCTATAGGGGGCGATTAAAAAATCAAATAAAGGATGCTTGTGGAAAAGTTATCTACACATATACTGCACATCATAAATTGGCTGACCGCCTTGAGAAAGAAAATAAGCTAGTAAAAAATACACAGATCATATTGACAGCACTGTCTTCCTGTGGATTCTTTGCAAGTATTGTAACAAACGAAGTGGTATTGACATGGGCGGGTGGAATCTTAGCAACGTTGTCATTGTGCCTGAATCTTTATGCCAAGGAATATAAGATTCAAAATGAAGTAAATCAACATAGAAGTGCTGCAAATGCGTTATGGAACGTTAGAGAAGGTTATGTATCTCTGTTGGTTGATTTTGAGGTATTAGAGGATAGCGAGATACAGAATAGAAGAGAAGCTCTTTGCGGGAAAGTGTCTGAAATCAACAATATCTACCCAGCAACCGATGCGGAAAGCTATAGGGCTGCGCAGAGGGCTTTGCAAAAGGAAGAAGAACAGACCTTTAAGGAAAACGAGGTTGATTCTATTTTGCCTAACGGTATTGATGGGTAA
- a CDS encoding YifB family Mg chelatase-like AAA ATPase — protein MFAKSYGAVTFGVDGRIIDVEVDVSYGFPAFDIVGLLDTAVKESRERVRTAIKNTGVKLKPARVTINLAPADIRKDSSGLDLPIAVGLLAAYGLIPPERMERALFAAELSLEGELRSVRGVLSMTVGAKEHGFREIFVAPGNGSEALLVDGIRVYAPKNLRELYDFLLGKAELLPLEATPAAACDTEVPSDDFADVQGQFFAKRALEIAAAGGHNLLMVGVPGSGKTMLARRLPSILPPMTRQEALEVTKIYSIAGLLKDGSGLVETRPFRSPHHTTSTVAMIGGGSIPRPGEVTLSHHGVLFLDELPEFGKSTLEVLRQPLEDGAVTVARVNATLTFPSRIILVVAMNPCPCGYFGDKEKSCDCTPNEIKRYTRKISGPLLDRIDIHVHVPRVKYEDMTSVAKAESSAVIRERVLAAREIQMERLREWGIFCNAQMSHAILKKTCLLEPEAQNLLAQAFQVMNLSARSYDRIIKVARTIADLDGAATIEAKHVGEAIQLRDDVGLNVE, from the coding sequence GTGTTTGCTAAATCGTATGGTGCGGTGACGTTCGGGGTCGATGGGAGGATCATCGATGTCGAGGTCGATGTTTCTTATGGATTTCCTGCGTTCGACATCGTCGGGCTTCTTGATACGGCGGTGAAGGAGTCGCGTGAGCGCGTGCGCACGGCGATCAAGAATACGGGCGTGAAGCTCAAGCCTGCGCGAGTGACGATCAATCTTGCGCCTGCGGACATACGAAAGGACAGCTCGGGACTCGATCTGCCGATCGCCGTCGGGCTGTTGGCGGCGTATGGACTGATTCCGCCAGAGCGCATGGAGCGTGCCTTGTTTGCGGCGGAGCTTTCGTTGGAGGGGGAGCTTCGGAGTGTGCGCGGCGTGCTCTCCATGACGGTCGGGGCGAAGGAGCATGGCTTTCGTGAAATCTTCGTCGCGCCCGGCAACGGCAGTGAAGCGTTGCTTGTCGACGGCATCCGCGTGTATGCGCCGAAAAACTTGCGCGAGCTGTACGATTTTCTCTTGGGCAAGGCGGAATTGCTTCCGTTGGAAGCAACACCTGCTGCGGCGTGTGATACAGAAGTGCCTTCGGATGACTTTGCCGATGTGCAGGGGCAGTTCTTCGCCAAGCGTGCGCTTGAGATTGCGGCGGCAGGCGGGCACAATCTTCTGATGGTCGGCGTTCCAGGCTCGGGCAAGACGATGCTCGCGCGACGCCTGCCGTCGATTCTGCCGCCGATGACGCGGCAGGAGGCGCTTGAGGTGACGAAGATCTACAGCATCGCGGGGCTTTTGAAGGACGGCAGCGGCCTCGTCGAGACTCGTCCTTTTCGCAGTCCGCATCATACGACGTCGACGGTGGCGATGATCGGTGGCGGTAGCATCCCGCGTCCGGGCGAGGTGACGCTCTCGCATCACGGCGTGCTGTTTCTCGACGAGCTGCCGGAGTTCGGCAAGTCGACGCTGGAAGTTCTGCGCCAGCCGTTGGAGGACGGCGCTGTGACGGTCGCACGGGTCAATGCGACACTGACATTTCCCTCTCGTATCATTTTGGTCGTGGCAATGAATCCTTGTCCGTGCGGCTATTTTGGCGATAAGGAGAAGAGCTGCGACTGCACGCCGAATGAGATCAAGCGCTATACGCGGAAGATTTCGGGGCCGCTGCTCGACCGCATCGACATTCATGTCCATGTGCCGCGCGTCAAGTACGAGGATATGACATCCGTGGCGAAGGCGGAATCTTCGGCTGTGATTCGGGAGCGCGTCCTAGCTGCGCGAGAGATTCAGATGGAGCGCTTGCGTGAATGGGGCATTTTCTGCAACGCACAGATGAGCCATGCGATTTTGAAAAAGACGTGTCTTCTTGAGCCTGAGGCGCAGAATCTCTTGGCACAGGCGTTTCAAGTCATGAATCTGTCGGCACGATCGTATGACCGCATCATCAAGGTCGCACGCACGATTGCCGATCTCGACGGGGCGGCGACGATTGAGGCGAAGCATGTGGGAGAAGCCATACAGCTCAGGGACGATGTGGGACTGAATGTGGAATGA
- a CDS encoding TfoX/Sxy family protein, translating into MASTKEYLEFVLEQLSGLEDISYRAMMGGYILYYKKKIFGGIYDDRFLVKPVKAAVVHMPDAAYELPYEGAKEMLLVDRLDDKAFLSELVRAMYEELPAPREKKK; encoded by the coding sequence ATGGCATCGACGAAAGAGTATCTGGAGTTTGTATTGGAACAGCTATCCGGTTTGGAAGATATTTCCTATCGTGCTATGATGGGCGGGTACATCCTTTATTATAAGAAAAAAATCTTCGGAGGAATTTACGATGATCGATTCCTTGTGAAGCCGGTCAAGGCAGCTGTTGTGCATATGCCGGATGCAGCGTATGAACTGCCTTATGAGGGGGCGAAGGAAATGCTGTTGGTGGATCGTTTGGATGATAAGGCGTTTTTGAGCGAGTTGGTGCGTGCGATGTATGAGGAGCTGCCCGCGCCGAGAGAGAAAAAGAAATGA
- a CDS encoding DUF47 domain-containing protein yields the protein MFNFKNKDSEFFDLFLESAQYFHKCAVMMDEVMQDYSKAEAKMREIIDLEHEADAVNDRIIDKLNQTFITPIDREDIYALANGLDDGVDFLQGTLQRVVMYHIGGVRDSAIALTKLLIECTEEMMKAFKLLKHVKKNQNEILKCTHRISSLESEGDRVYRNEVANLFENLKDPIELIKWKDLLEYLEDTLDHCEKVADMVRGVVMKYA from the coding sequence ATGTTTAATTTCAAGAACAAGGACTCGGAGTTTTTCGACTTGTTCCTCGAAAGCGCCCAGTATTTCCATAAATGCGCTGTGATGATGGATGAGGTCATGCAGGACTACAGCAAGGCGGAGGCGAAGATGCGCGAGATCATCGATCTTGAGCATGAGGCCGATGCCGTCAATGACAGGATCATTGACAAGCTCAACCAGACATTCATCACGCCTATCGATCGTGAGGATATCTACGCGCTCGCCAATGGCTTGGACGATGGCGTCGATTTCCTGCAGGGCACGCTGCAGCGTGTCGTCATGTATCATATCGGCGGCGTTCGCGACAGCGCGATTGCCCTCACGAAGCTCCTCATCGAATGTACGGAGGAGATGATGAAGGCGTTCAAGCTTTTGAAACATGTGAAGAAGAATCAGAATGAGATCTTAAAGTGTACGCACCGCATCAGCAGCTTGGAGAGCGAAGGGGATCGCGTCTATCGCAATGAGGTTGCCAATCTCTTTGAGAACCTCAAAGATCCCATCGAACTCATCAAATGGAAAGATCTTCTGGAGTATCTGGAAGATACGCTCGATCATTGCGAGAAGGTCGCGGACATGGTGCGCGGCGTGGTGATGAAGTATGCATGA